In Nitrospiraceae bacterium, one DNA window encodes the following:
- a CDS encoding GTP-binding protein, with protein MAKAKFERTKPHCNVGTIGHVDHGKTTLTAAITKVLSFAGRAQ; from the coding sequence ATGGCAAAGGCAAAATTTGAGAGGACCAAACCTCATTGTAACGTAGGGACAATAGGTCACGTAGATCATGGCAAGACGACCTTAACAGCAGCAATAACCAAAGTACTGTCATTTGCAGGCAGGGCGCAATT